GTTTTGTAGTAAAAGAATATACAATTTATTATGCATGTATACTCTATAATATTCATGATTTGAACCCTACAAAATCGAAGCAGGTTCGACTGAAGCCGCTTCAATTCTGTAGGGTTCAATAAACGAGCATACAAACAAAATCGCTTAAAATAACAAGGTCAGACAACCGAATAGTGACAAGTTTTGCCTCAGGTGCATTAACCCCTAACTTAAAGCCGCTACATTCATATTTTTAACTGAATAAAAATAAAAAAAGAAGGAAGCCAAATCACTCGAATTTGGCTTCCTTCTTTTTTTCTTTTAACTACTGCGCTTTTTTATATTGTTGTACGTTGATTTGCTGGTATTTGTTGAGTAGTGTGTCTAGATAAGTGCTGATCTCTACTACTTCTCTTGAAGTTCGCTGCTTGGAGTTTGATAAAAGGTGCATTTGATTTCGCGCATACTCAATCTCTTTTAACAATTCCTTTTCACATTGGGAAAATCCCATGAGCAGCCTCCTTTAAAGTTTATTCGTTTGTTATTTTCATTGTACCCGTATTGAGAAAATATAAAACATTTTTACAATATGATTTCATTTTTTACAAACAATGGTAAAATAAGATTGTTTGAAACCTTTTACGGGTTGTTTTCGTAAATGGAGATAACCGCGAAAGAGCGGAGGTAATACAATGGATTTAGTCGTAAAAAAGATTATAATTGAAGTGAAGAAGGGCAATCAACAGGCGTTTGCCGAGCTAGTTGAGTTATATAAAGATAAAGTATACCAAGTAGCATACCGATTACTCGGGAATTCGCATGAAGCGCAAGATATCGCTCAAGAAGCTTTCCTGAGGGCCTATACAAATATTGAGTCTTATGATATTAATCGTAAGTTCTCGACTTGGATCTTTCGCATAGCTACAAATTTAGCAATTGATCGAATACGAAAGAAAAAACCTGATTTCCATTTAGAAGATCAGGTGGCCGGTACCGAGGATCTTACATATTACTCACAAATTTCAACAGATGAACAATTACCAGAAGATCAAGTTGTACAACATGAGATGCAAGAATGGATTCAGCAAGAAGTAATGATGTTACCACCGAAATATCGATCAGCTATCATCCTAAAATATATGGAGGACCTTTCTTTGAAAGAAATTAGTGAAATTCTTAATCTACCTGTTGCGACAGTAAAAACGAGGATACATCGGGGCAGAGAAGCATTAAGAAAAAGGCTGCGAGATTCATAAGTCGGCAGGGAAGGAGCGATGGTGATGGCTTGTAAAAAAGACAAATTAGAACTCATTCATAAATATTTAGATGAAGAGATGACCCTGCTTGAAAAAAAGCAGTTTGAAAATCATATAGTTAATTGTAGTGAGTGCGAGCGAGATATGCGAGAAATGCGCAAAACAATCGCGATTATTCAGAGTGCTTCACATATCGAGGCACCATCTAACTTCACTGAGGGTGTCATGAACCAGCTGCCGAAGCAATCTAAGTCCGACAAATGGAAAACATGGATAAGAAAACATCCGATGATCATGACAGCGGCAGTGTTTTTCCTTGTATTTATCGTAAGTCTTTCTTCTATATGGCAGGATGGATCCAAAGAGATTAGCGTCACTGGGGACGGCCATTTCATCGTTGATGAAGATCGTGGAGTTGTCGTCATCCCAGAGGGTGAGACAATTACCGGAAATATTGTTATTCGAAATGGAGACATTGAAATAAACGGTGCAGTATTGGGGGATATCACCATCATAAATGGTGAACGATACATGGCCTCTGCTGGCCAAGTTGCTGGTGAAATCAAAGAAATTAACCAAATCTTTGACTGGTTATGGTACCAAACAAAATCATTTTTCTCAGAAGTTGTTAGCTTTATTGGTGGAGAAGATGAAGAAGATGACTCGGAAAAAGATGATTAAAAACATGAATCTGTCTCGGTAAAACGAGGCAGTTTTTTTACGTTAATTTTGACGGGGGGCTCAACTTTTGGGTGAATGCGAGCAACTTATATGTAAATGCAGTCAATCATGGAGAGAATACGATCAACTTATATGTAAATACAGTCAACTTTGGAGAGAATACGATCAACTTATATGTAAATACAGTCAACTTTGGAGAGAATACGACCAACTTATATGTAAATACAGTCAACTTTGGAGAGAATACGACCAACTTATATGTAAATGCAGTCAATCATGGAGAGAATATGATCAACTTATATGTAAATACAGTCAACTTTGATATGATTACGAATAAATTTTATGAGAACCCGACTCAAACAGTTCGTCTGTGACGAAAATAATGAAAGCTCGAAAACGAAATAAGGTTGTTATGATAAATACGTATAATATGTGCACCATACAAAAAAACGAGGCTGCAAACAAGGGGAGAGGAATGACTTATTCGTAATTCTGAAAAACTATTCGTGAAAGTGGTGTACGAAGGTTAGATGAATTTTCAACCGACTAAAATTTAGTGAAATTTGAAGAATTAATATTTCACAAATTTATGATATAATGATAAAGTTACCACAAATGTGGGTATAGAAAGCTAACACTATGATGGAGGACATGCCATGTTTGAGGACATTTCCTTATTGAGATTATTAGTTATTGCCATAGATATATCACTAGTGGCATTTGTTATATATAAGTTAATCATGGTGATCCGCGGGACGAGGGCAGTCCAGTTAATTAAGGGGATCATCGTTATTTTAGCTGTATGGTTTTTAAGTGGCTATCTCGGTTTAAACACGTTGCAGTGGATTATGGGGAATGCTGTTACATACGGTTTACTTGCAATTATTATCATTTTCCAGCCTGAACTTCGCCGTGCGCTAGAGCAACTCGGTCGTGGTAGGCTATTCTCTTCTGGGCAAACAGCCGAAGAAGAGGAAGTTAAGCAATCGATTGATCATATTGTGAAAGCAGCAAACTATATGGGGAAACGTCGAATTGGTGCCCTTATATCGATTGAACGTGAGACAGGTATGAACGATTATGTAGAGACAGGAATTCCGATGAATGCGAAATTAACGTCGGAGTTATTAATTAATGTTTTTATACCGAATACACCTTTGCACGATGGAGCGGTCATTATTAAGCAAAATCAGATTGAGGCAGCAGGCTGCTACTTACCATTGTCTGAAAACCCGTTTATATCAAAAGAATTAGGGACAAGGCACCGGGCTGCGCTTGGCGTAAGTGAAGTAACAGACGCGATTACGTTAGCCGTCTCTGAAGAAACGGGTGGCATTTCAATGACAAAAAACGGGGAACTTCATCGAAATATAGATGAGGAGAACCTTCGTACCTTACTTGAAAAAGAATTGATAAAGAAAGAATCAAACAATTCCTCTTCACGCTGGCAATGGGGAGGGAAAAAGAATGGATAAATGGTTTAGTAACCCGTGGGTCATTAAAGCGGTGTCCGTATTAATTGCTGTCATGCTCTTTTTAATGGTGAATATGGATAACCGTAATGTGAACACCCAGCCAGGTGAAATTCCTGGGATTACAGATGGCTCAAAAGTATTAGAAGACGTACCACTAACGATTTTATATGATGAAGATCGTTATGTTGTCACTGATGCCCCAGAAACGGTTCAAGTAACGCTCAGGGGACCACAAAATATTTTGACGGTTTCACAGCTTGCCAGACCTCAATACGAAGTATTCGTTGATTTAAGGGATAAGGA
The Bacillus shivajii DNA segment above includes these coding regions:
- a CDS encoding zf-HC2 domain-containing protein codes for the protein MACKKDKLELIHKYLDEEMTLLEKKQFENHIVNCSECERDMREMRKTIAIIQSASHIEAPSNFTEGVMNQLPKQSKSDKWKTWIRKHPMIMTAAVFFLVFIVSLSSIWQDGSKEISVTGDGHFIVDEDRGVVVIPEGETITGNIVIRNGDIEINGAVLGDITIINGERYMASAGQVAGEIKEINQIFDWLWYQTKSFFSEVVSFIGGEDEEDDSEKDD
- a CDS encoding aspartyl-phosphate phosphatase Spo0E family protein, which codes for MGFSQCEKELLKEIEYARNQMHLLSNSKQRTSREVVEISTYLDTLLNKYQQINVQQYKKAQ
- the cdaA gene encoding diadenylate cyclase CdaA, with amino-acid sequence MFEDISLLRLLVIAIDISLVAFVIYKLIMVIRGTRAVQLIKGIIVILAVWFLSGYLGLNTLQWIMGNAVTYGLLAIIIIFQPELRRALEQLGRGRLFSSGQTAEEEEVKQSIDHIVKAANYMGKRRIGALISIERETGMNDYVETGIPMNAKLTSELLINVFIPNTPLHDGAVIIKQNQIEAAGCYLPLSENPFISKELGTRHRAALGVSEVTDAITLAVSEETGGISMTKNGELHRNIDEENLRTLLEKELIKKESNNSSSRWQWGGKKNG
- the sigW gene encoding RNA polymerase sigma factor SigW — encoded protein: MDLVVKKIIIEVKKGNQQAFAELVELYKDKVYQVAYRLLGNSHEAQDIAQEAFLRAYTNIESYDINRKFSTWIFRIATNLAIDRIRKKKPDFHLEDQVAGTEDLTYYSQISTDEQLPEDQVVQHEMQEWIQQEVMMLPPKYRSAIILKYMEDLSLKEISEILNLPVATVKTRIHRGREALRKRLRDS